From Pseudomonas sp. B21-028, one genomic window encodes:
- the pepP gene encoding Xaa-Pro aminopeptidase: protein MIHIPKSEYSRRRKALMAQMEPNSIAILPAAAVAIRNRDVEHVYRQDSDFQYLSGFPEPQAVIVLMPGRAHGEYILFCRERNAERELWDGLRAGQEGAIRDYGADDAFPITDIDDILPGLIEGRDRVYSAMGSNPEFDRHLMEWINVIRSKANLGAQPPNEFVALDHLLHDMRLYKSAAEVKVMREAARISAQAHIRAMQAARPGLYEYSLEAELDYEFRKGGAKMPAYGSIVAAGRNSCILHYQQNDALLKDGDLVLIDAGCEIDCYASDITRTWPVNGRFSPEQKAIYELVLAAQEAAFAEIAPDKHWNQAHEATVQVITEGLVRLGLLEGEVDELITSEAYRAFYMHRAGHWLGMDVHDVGEYRVGGEWRVLEVGMTLTVEPGIYIAPNNRSVAKKWRGIGVRIEDDVVVTRSGCEILTRGVPKTVAEIEALMADAREQVA from the coding sequence ATGATCCATATCCCGAAATCGGAATACAGCCGTCGCCGCAAGGCCCTGATGGCGCAGATGGAGCCCAACAGTATTGCAATCCTGCCCGCCGCCGCCGTTGCGATCCGCAACCGCGACGTCGAGCATGTCTACCGCCAGGACAGCGACTTCCAATACCTCAGCGGTTTTCCCGAGCCGCAGGCGGTGATCGTGTTGATGCCCGGTCGGGCCCATGGCGAATACATCCTGTTCTGCCGCGAGCGCAACGCCGAGCGTGAATTGTGGGATGGCCTGCGTGCCGGGCAGGAAGGCGCGATCCGGGATTACGGCGCTGACGACGCATTTCCCATCACCGACATCGACGACATCCTGCCGGGCCTGATCGAAGGGCGCGACCGGGTATATTCGGCCATGGGCAGCAACCCGGAATTCGACCGGCACCTGATGGAGTGGATCAACGTGATTCGCTCCAAGGCCAACCTCGGCGCCCAGCCGCCGAACGAATTCGTTGCCCTGGATCACTTGCTGCACGACATGCGCCTGTATAAATCGGCGGCGGAAGTGAAAGTCATGCGTGAAGCGGCGCGGATCTCCGCCCAGGCGCATATCCGGGCGATGCAGGCGGCACGTCCCGGGCTCTACGAATACAGCCTGGAAGCCGAGCTGGATTACGAGTTCCGCAAGGGCGGGGCAAAGATGCCGGCCTATGGCTCGATTGTCGCGGCGGGCCGCAATAGCTGCATCCTGCATTACCAGCAGAACGACGCGCTGCTCAAGGATGGCGACCTGGTGCTGATCGATGCCGGTTGTGAAATCGACTGCTACGCCAGCGATATCACGCGGACCTGGCCGGTCAACGGCCGGTTTTCCCCCGAACAGAAGGCGATCTACGAATTGGTGCTGGCGGCCCAGGAAGCGGCGTTTGCCGAGATCGCGCCGGACAAGCACTGGAATCAGGCCCACGAGGCGACGGTCCAGGTCATTACCGAGGGCCTGGTGCGCCTTGGGTTGCTGGAGGGTGAGGTGGACGAGCTGATCACCAGCGAAGCCTACCGGGCGTTCTACATGCACCGCGCCGGTCACTGGCTGGGCATGGATGTGCACGACGTGGGCGAATACCGGGTCGGCGGTGAATGGCGGGTGTTGGAAGTCGGCATGACACTGACCGTGGAGCCGGGCATCTACATTGCCCCGAACAACCGCAGCGTAGCGAAAAAATGGCGCGGCATTGGCGTGCGGATCGAGGATGACGTGGTGGTGACCAGAAGCGGCTGTGAAATCCTGACCCGGGGCGTGCCCAAGACCGTCGCCGAAATCGAGGCCCTGATGGCCGACGCACGGGAACAAGTGGCATGA
- a CDS encoding YecA family protein encodes MPIQNSPYQAFATLLNTSGHPVSPAELHGLLLGRSCAGAGFDAEGWLADAAELLEGEPADNVRNALIGLQEMVKGELTSDDMTVVLLLPTDDAPLAERAAALGQWCQGFLAGFGLTRREYALSEEAKEVLQDLAAISQVQDALEESDDGESDYMEVMEYLRVAPLLLFTETKKTAEPAAKPSLH; translated from the coding sequence ATGCCCATTCAGAATTCCCCGTATCAAGCTTTCGCCACCCTGCTGAACACCAGCGGCCACCCCGTATCGCCTGCCGAACTGCATGGCCTGCTGCTCGGCCGTAGCTGCGCGGGCGCTGGCTTCGACGCCGAAGGCTGGCTGGCCGACGCTGCCGAGCTGCTCGAAGGCGAGCCGGCGGACAATGTCCGTAATGCCCTTATCGGCCTGCAGGAAATGGTCAAGGGCGAGCTGACCAGCGATGACATGACCGTCGTCCTGCTGCTGCCCACCGACGACGCGCCGCTGGCCGAGCGCGCCGCAGCCCTGGGCCAGTGGTGCCAGGGCTTCCTCGCCGGCTTCGGCCTGACCCGCCGCGAATACGCGCTGAGTGAAGAGGCGAAGGAAGTGTTGCAGGACCTGGCGGCGATCTCCCAGGTCCAGGATGCGCTGGAAGAGTCCGATGACGGCGAAAGCGACTACATGGAAGTGATGGAATACCTGCGGGTCGCACCGCTGCTGCTGTTCACCGAGACGAAAAAAACCGCTGAGCCAGCCGCCAAACCGTCCTTGCACTGA
- a CDS encoding TIGR02449 family protein encodes MEDTDLQALMARLELLIDRVEQLKSQNGLLLAQEKTWREERAHLIEKNEIARRKVESMISRLKALEQDS; translated from the coding sequence ATGGAAGACACCGACCTGCAAGCGCTGATGGCCAGACTCGAATTGCTAATTGACCGGGTCGAGCAACTAAAGAGCCAGAACGGACTCTTATTAGCTCAGGAAAAAACCTGGCGCGAGGAACGCGCTCACCTCATTGAAAAAAACGAAATCGCCCGGCGTAAGGTCGAATCGATGATTTCGCGCCTCAAGGCCCTGGAGCAAGACTCATGA
- a CDS encoding cell division protein ZapA: protein MSSSNSVTVQILDKEYSIICPQEERSNLVSAARYLDGKMREIRSSGKVIGADRIAVMAALNITHDLLHRQDTPDVQVSGSTREQVRDLLERVDLVLATDPDVSKG from the coding sequence ATGAGTTCAAGCAATAGCGTTACCGTGCAGATCCTCGACAAAGAATATTCGATCATCTGCCCCCAGGAAGAGCGCAGCAACCTGGTGAGCGCCGCCCGTTACCTGGATGGCAAGATGCGCGAGATCCGCAGCAGCGGCAAAGTCATCGGCGCCGACCGTATCGCCGTGATGGCCGCCTTGAACATTACCCACGACCTGCTGCATCGCCAGGATACGCCGGACGTGCAGGTCAGCGGATCGACCCGTGAACAGGTGCGCGACCTGCTGGAACGGGTGGATCTGGTGCTGGCCACCGACCCGGACGTCAGCAAGGGCTGA
- a CDS encoding 5-formyltetrahydrofolate cyclo-ligase, with amino-acid sequence MSEPALLPRPQLRRLLRQARRALTPAQQRQAAQGLYRQLAQHPMFRRARHIALYLPNDGEIDPRLLLRAAQRRGKATYLPVLSPWPRTKMVFQRIRPGEQLHPNRFRILEPRIDVARQRKVWALDLVLLPLVGFDDVGGRLGMGGGFYDRSLAYLARRKLWRKPMLLGLAHECQKVERLAQASWDVPLQGTVSDRHWYIAG; translated from the coding sequence ATGTCCGAACCCGCGTTGCTGCCCCGCCCCCAACTTCGACGCCTGCTGCGCCAGGCCCGTCGCGCCCTGACGCCCGCCCAACAACGACAAGCCGCCCAAGGGCTCTACCGGCAACTGGCCCAGCACCCAATGTTTCGCCGCGCCAGGCACATTGCCCTGTACCTGCCCAACGACGGCGAGATCGACCCTCGCCTGCTGCTGCGCGCCGCCCAGCGCCGGGGCAAGGCCACTTACCTGCCGGTGCTCAGCCCATGGCCGCGGACCAAGATGGTTTTCCAGCGCATCCGCCCCGGGGAACAACTGCACCCCAATCGTTTTCGTATCCTCGAACCACGGATCGATGTCGCCCGGCAACGCAAGGTCTGGGCATTGGACCTGGTGTTGCTGCCGCTGGTGGGGTTCGACGATGTGGGCGGCCGATTGGGCATGGGAGGCGGGTTCTATGACCGCAGCCTGGCGTACCTGGCGCGACGCAAGCTATGGCGCAAGCCAATGTTGCTGGGGCTGGCCCATGAATGCCAGAAAGTCGAAAGACTGGCGCAGGCGAGCTGGGATGTACCGTTGCAAGGAACGGTCAGTGACAGGCATTGGTATATCGCAGGGTAG
- a CDS encoding EVE domain-containing protein encodes MAYWLMKSEPDELSIQDLEKLGQARWDGVRNYQARNFLRAMTQGDSFFFYHSSCPEPGIAGIGQIVRAAYPDPTALEPDSHYFDPKASPDKNPWSAIDVAHVETFPRVLKLDYLKQQTALAEMPLVQKGSRLSVMPVTAEQWAAVMALKS; translated from the coding sequence ATGGCCTATTGGCTGATGAAATCCGAACCCGACGAACTGTCCATCCAGGACCTGGAAAAGCTCGGCCAGGCACGCTGGGACGGGGTCCGAAACTACCAGGCGCGCAATTTCCTGCGGGCCATGACGCAAGGCGATTCCTTCTTTTTCTACCACTCCAGCTGTCCGGAGCCGGGCATTGCCGGAATCGGACAGATCGTCCGGGCGGCCTACCCGGACCCGACGGCGCTCGAGCCCGACAGCCACTACTTCGACCCGAAGGCCAGTCCGGATAAGAACCCCTGGAGCGCGATCGATGTCGCCCATGTCGAAACCTTTCCCCGCGTACTGAAACTCGACTATCTCAAACAGCAAACCGCCCTGGCCGAAATGCCGCTGGTGCAGAAGGGCTCACGGCTGTCGGTGATGCCGGTGACGGCGGAGCAATGGGCAGCGGTAATGGCGTTGAAGTCGTAG
- a CDS encoding flagellar basal body-associated protein FliL — protein sequence MKAWIVLMLALSLPAAVMAEEAKEAKEGEAPKVSYITLSPPFVGNYGLDGTAKLKVYKADVALRVTGDAAAAAVKANEPLIRNQLVALFAQQSSETMNNLEAKEKLRQEALKQTQQVMNDETGKPMVDDLLFNNLIIQ from the coding sequence GTGAAAGCGTGGATCGTGTTGATGCTGGCCTTGTCGCTGCCTGCGGCAGTGATGGCCGAAGAGGCCAAGGAAGCAAAAGAAGGTGAGGCGCCGAAGGTCAGCTACATCACCCTGAGCCCGCCCTTCGTGGGCAACTATGGTCTGGATGGCACGGCGAAACTGAAGGTCTACAAGGCCGACGTGGCCCTGCGCGTGACCGGCGATGCCGCTGCAGCGGCGGTGAAGGCCAATGAACCGCTGATTCGCAACCAATTGGTTGCGCTGTTCGCCCAGCAGAGCAGCGAGACAATGAACAACCTTGAAGCCAAGGAGAAGTTGCGCCAGGAAGCGTTGAAGCAGACCCAGCAAGTGATGAACGACGAGACCGGCAAGCCGATGGTCGATGATCTGTTGTTCAACAACCTGATCATCCAGTAA
- a CDS encoding NADPH:quinone oxidoreductase family protein: protein MKAVLCKEFGPAESLVLEDVASPVAKMNEVLLDVHAAGVNFPDTLIIEGKYQFKPPFPFSPGGEAAGVVREVGEKISHLKVGDRVMALTGWGSFAEQVAVPGYNVLPIPASMDFNTAAAFSMTYGTSMHALKQRANLQPGETLLVLGASGGVGLAAVEIGKAMGARVIAAASSAEKLAVAKAAGADELINYSETSLKDEIKRLTDGQGADVIYDPVGGDLFDQAIRCIAWNGRLLVVGFASGRIPELPVNLALLKGAAVVGVFWGSFAQRQPQDNAANFQQLFVWFAEGRLKPLVSQLYPLDNAAQAINDLGQRKAVGKVVVQVR, encoded by the coding sequence ATGAAAGCCGTGCTGTGCAAAGAATTCGGCCCCGCCGAATCGCTGGTGCTGGAAGACGTCGCCAGCCCCGTCGCGAAGATGAACGAAGTGCTGCTGGACGTGCATGCCGCCGGGGTGAACTTCCCTGACACGCTGATCATCGAGGGCAAGTATCAATTCAAGCCGCCCTTCCCGTTTTCTCCCGGCGGAGAAGCGGCGGGGGTTGTGAGGGAAGTGGGCGAAAAGATCAGTCACCTCAAGGTCGGTGACCGGGTGATGGCACTGACCGGTTGGGGCAGCTTTGCCGAACAGGTCGCGGTGCCGGGCTACAACGTGTTGCCGATCCCGGCGTCCATGGACTTCAACACTGCCGCAGCCTTCAGCATGACCTACGGTACATCGATGCACGCCCTCAAGCAGCGGGCCAATCTGCAACCTGGTGAAACCCTGCTGGTGCTCGGCGCCTCCGGCGGCGTGGGCCTGGCGGCGGTGGAGATCGGCAAGGCCATGGGCGCGCGGGTGATCGCCGCCGCCAGCAGCGCGGAAAAACTCGCCGTGGCCAAGGCCGCCGGCGCCGACGAATTGATCAACTACAGCGAAACCAGCCTCAAGGACGAGATCAAGCGCCTCACCGACGGCCAGGGCGCCGATGTCATCTACGATCCGGTGGGCGGCGATCTGTTCGACCAGGCCATCCGCTGCATCGCCTGGAATGGCCGGCTGCTGGTGGTCGGTTTCGCCAGCGGCCGCATCCCCGAATTGCCGGTGAACCTGGCCCTGCTCAAAGGCGCTGCCGTGGTGGGTGTGTTCTGGGGCTCCTTTGCCCAGCGCCAGCCCCAGGACAACGCCGCCAACTTCCAGCAATTGTTCGTCTGGTTCGCCGAGGGCAGGCTCAAGCCGCTGGTCTCGCAGTTGTATCCACTGGACAACGCCGCCCAGGCGATCAATGACCTCGGCCAGCGCAAGGCTGTGGGAAAGGTGGTTGTGCAGGTGCGTTGA